Proteins from a single region of Bacteroidetes bacterium SB0662_bin_6:
- a CDS encoding transposase, with amino-acid sequence MREVYLDEVTPFPIMPELSAGHWVTGREIAGLPGAPGGHYDVSRWAYRHGVARRKRRGRGGGYEYAVGTMPAETQKALQSAPIYDESFSGDGAPGEPPAAEPLSMGPVKTARLDILAALTRWELNGYPTLTEARRRFVAAYRRREAGVWENTYVSIPDISIRSLYRWRKDMQGEKAKGCAGRPSGLTPYIMDAVLTQLYAGGSSATITNIHAALSARYGDEVPSLRSLQRSIRQWREKHKQAATYLDSPEKWRSKHQVAFGRMDEGVTRINQIWELDSTIADVALRAPSGEMRLRRYALVGVIDVWSRRVMYQLAPVSSSAAITQLLRRALLQWGVPEKLRLDNGRDYTSERVALLATALAIRIEHCRPFHPEEKPFIERAFRTVSTAMEMLPGYVGHSVAERQELRAREKARARVGDAKVDLGPQALSPAEMQAWLDNWAENDYGRRTHGSLGSSPWERANSWKGAVRRIEDERVLDVLYEPVSRGGMRTVLKRGIQIDHRWYVAPELGAHVGERVRCYRDFDDEARICVYGDDKWICWAVDAEGAERKEIAAEAKSVQRKALRTELEKIRSARRRTSAAAAWQEIAVARAEEAEKIKALPELAEAHTTAMTRAAEEAARAKEETLPALAAATDEKTERHIEELRARRLGEEKKNRHTRPAIWRDEQHRYEYCRMMVREGQERDLVYDDLPFIAGYEKGYRVKGPIRWRFGEKAGKTAAEILRSAEIPYPIKMAR; translated from the coding sequence ATGCGCGAGGTCTATCTGGACGAGGTAACCCCCTTTCCGATCATGCCTGAATTATCAGCCGGACATTGGGTAACGGGACGCGAGATTGCGGGCCTTCCGGGAGCGCCGGGCGGACACTATGACGTTTCGCGCTGGGCCTACCGCCACGGCGTTGCGCGGCGCAAGCGACGAGGCCGAGGCGGCGGCTACGAATACGCTGTCGGCACAATGCCGGCAGAGACGCAAAAGGCCTTGCAGAGCGCCCCTATATATGACGAGTCCTTTTCAGGCGACGGGGCGCCTGGCGAGCCGCCCGCAGCAGAGCCGCTGTCGATGGGGCCGGTAAAAACAGCCCGCCTGGATATTCTCGCCGCACTAACGCGCTGGGAGTTGAATGGTTATCCTACGCTGACCGAGGCGCGCCGCCGTTTTGTTGCGGCGTACCGGCGCCGCGAGGCGGGTGTTTGGGAGAACACGTACGTCTCTATACCGGACATTTCCATCCGCTCGCTCTACCGCTGGCGCAAGGATATGCAGGGCGAAAAAGCCAAAGGTTGCGCAGGCAGACCTTCCGGGCTTACTCCTTATATAATGGACGCAGTGCTCACGCAGCTCTACGCGGGCGGCTCATCGGCTACGATCACGAATATTCATGCGGCTCTTTCGGCACGCTATGGCGATGAGGTGCCGAGCCTTCGTTCGCTCCAGCGCTCTATACGCCAGTGGCGCGAAAAACATAAGCAGGCGGCAACCTACCTCGACAGCCCCGAGAAGTGGCGCTCGAAGCATCAGGTCGCCTTCGGACGTATGGACGAGGGTGTAACAAGAATCAACCAGATATGGGAGCTTGACTCTACGATAGCGGACGTGGCGCTTCGTGCGCCATCGGGCGAGATGCGCCTTCGCCGCTACGCGCTCGTGGGCGTCATCGACGTATGGAGCCGCCGCGTCATGTACCAGCTTGCGCCGGTAAGCTCATCGGCTGCAATTACACAGCTTCTTCGGCGGGCACTCTTGCAGTGGGGCGTGCCGGAAAAACTTCGCCTTGACAACGGGCGCGACTACACCTCGGAGCGGGTGGCTCTTCTTGCTACAGCGCTCGCTATCCGTATCGAGCATTGCCGCCCGTTTCATCCGGAAGAAAAACCGTTCATCGAGCGGGCTTTCCGTACGGTGAGCACAGCGATGGAGATGCTGCCCGGCTATGTAGGCCATTCGGTTGCAGAGCGCCAGGAGTTACGGGCAAGGGAGAAGGCGCGAGCCCGCGTGGGCGATGCGAAGGTAGACCTTGGCCCACAGGCCCTCTCGCCCGCCGAAATGCAGGCGTGGCTCGACAATTGGGCGGAGAACGACTACGGCCGCCGTACGCACGGCTCGCTCGGCTCTTCGCCCTGGGAGCGGGCCAATTCATGGAAGGGCGCCGTGCGCCGCATTGAAGATGAGAGGGTGCTTGATGTGCTCTACGAACCTGTATCGAGGGGCGGCATGCGGACCGTCCTAAAGCGCGGCATACAAATAGACCACCGCTGGTACGTGGCTCCCGAGTTGGGTGCGCACGTAGGCGAGCGGGTAAGATGCTACCGAGATTTTGACGACGAGGCCCGCATCTGTGTCTACGGAGACGATAAGTGGATATGCTGGGCGGTGGATGCCGAGGGTGCCGAGAGGAAAGAGATCGCCGCAGAGGCCAAGTCGGTGCAGCGTAAGGCTCTGCGCACGGAGCTTGAAAAAATCCGCAGTGCACGGCGGAGGACCAGCGCCGCAGCCGCCTGGCAGGAGATCGCAGTAGCCAGGGCCGAGGAGGCGGAAAAGATCAAGGCGCTCCCTGAGCTCGCCGAGGCGCACACGACGGCCATGACAAGGGCGGCAGAAGAGGCCGCACGTGCAAAAGAAGAAACTCTTCCCGCCCTCGCCGCCGCAACGGACGAGAAGACGGAGAGACATATAGAGGAGCTACGCGCCCGGCGGCTTGGCGAGGAAAAGAAGAACAGGCACACCAGACCAGCCATATGGCGCGACGAACAGCACCGTTACGAATACTGCCGCATGATGGTGCGCGAGGGGCAAGAGCGTGATCTGGTCTATGATGACCTACCCTTCATTGCCGGGTACGAGAAGGGCTACCGTGTGAAGGGTCCCATCAGGTGGCGCTTCGGCGAGAAGGCAGGAAAAACAGCCGCCGAGATACTCCGGAGTGCAGAAATACCTTACCCCATCAAAATGGCAAGATGA
- a CDS encoding ATP-binding protein, producing MRKKIVETSNISSLIRALESLSARGAGEEGMALFYGPPGAGKTTALAYAQLRTQATMLRARSTWSITSMLGQLLRELGLSETGSRDTRLDRIIEHLSLHPRPILVDEVDYALRRPELLDVFRDVYDLSKVPVVFVGMQDAPRILRSHPRLLRHRRRVTRWVEAGPLALNELKRVAEELCEVAVGERLLGRLHKESWGNMGLAVVGLGVIERVGKSNGEPRVSESMMQDVSLLGG from the coding sequence ATGCGCAAGAAAATAGTCGAAACCTCAAATATCTCTTCCCTGATTCGGGCGCTTGAATCCCTGTCAGCCCGCGGCGCGGGCGAAGAGGGTATGGCGCTCTTTTACGGCCCGCCCGGAGCGGGCAAGACAACGGCGCTCGCCTACGCACAACTGCGCACCCAGGCAACGATGCTCAGGGCCCGCTCTACCTGGTCGATCACATCGATGCTCGGTCAGCTCCTGCGCGAGCTGGGCCTCTCCGAGACAGGCAGCCGCGACACCCGTCTCGATCGCATCATCGAGCACCTGTCGCTACACCCGCGGCCTATTCTCGTCGACGAAGTAGACTACGCCCTGCGCCGCCCCGAACTGCTCGATGTGTTTAGAGACGTGTACGATTTGTCGAAGGTGCCGGTCGTGTTCGTGGGGATGCAGGATGCTCCGCGCATCCTGCGCTCGCACCCCCGGCTTCTTCGCCACCGGCGGCGTGTAACGCGCTGGGTGGAGGCGGGGCCGCTGGCGCTCAATGAGCTGAAGCGCGTAGCCGAGGAGCTATGCGAGGTGGCCGTAGGTGAGCGCCTGCTTGGGCGCCTTCACAAGGAGAGCTGGGGCAACATGGGCTTGGCGGTCGTGGGACTCGGCGTGATAGAACGCGTGGGCAAGAGCAACGGCGAACCCCGCGTCAGCGAATCCATGATGCAGGATGTATCCCTTCTTGGAGGCTAA